ACAAGCACCAGAGATGAAGGTGTTTTGATTGGTAGGGTTAAGGCTGATACTCAtcacatcaccaagatggtCAGCAAACTCAGTAACCTTCTGACCCGTCTCAATATCCCACTTCATACAGGTCATGTCACCAGAGGATGTTAGGATGCTGCGATCATTGATGAATCGACAGCAGGAAAGATAGCCGGCGTGACCAGAAAGCTCACGAGCAACACGGGTAGGGCCATCGCGTTGCTGGTTCAAGTTGTAAATGGAGCAAATGTTGTCGAGACCACCGCAAGCCACGAAGTTACCACTGGGAGCATAGGCGCAAGTCATAACCCAGGAGGAGCGTAGGGGAATGGCGTGGaccttgttggtggtgtaggCGTCCCAAATAATGAGCTTGCCATCTTGAGAAGCAGAAACCAGGTGCCTCCTATCGGTCGACCAGTGCATAGCGTAAATCTTAGCCAGGTGACCCTTCAGTGTTCGCTTGGCTTTCATAAGTTGGTTCTTGGGAATAGGCTCATGAGCCTGTTGTGCGACAGCGCGAACTAAACAATTGAGGAGCAGGTCAGCATTGATTCATAGTTTAAAACGTCATGTTGACAAGACGCGTGTCGATAAATATCATTGTTGACAGTCATCGTTGTTTCGTTTCCCAGAGGAATTCGGAGCGGCTAGGCAATCGGGAAGCACGTACGAGTTGTGTCGGCGAgatcatccttcttcctcttaaTTCGGTCCTTCAGAGTTTCGGCTTCGCGACGAGCCTGCTGAATTCGCGACTGCATAGCCTCGGGGGAGACATCACTGTTGCCTTGGGAGTTCATCGTGATCGACCAGTCAACTTTTGTTGTCGGATGGTTTTACGCGAGACGTGAGGTGAGATTGGACGATTCCCGAGGATCAAGGGGCGGTGTCGAGAGATGAATCGAGGAGAGCGGCGACGATACCCAGGTTCAAGTCGAGCTCAGGTCGAGCAGCAGAAAAGAGCGACTTTCGAGGTGAGAAATTGACGATGGGCGAAAACAGGAGCTCGGCCGGCTGAGGTTGGTGGATGGATTGAAATGGGCGAAATGCAATGCAAATGCAAGTGGAGAGGGAAAAGGCcggaggagagagaggagctggaggagaGAGGAGTGAGGAGGATTCTTAGTGGTAGGGGCCTTTAGGGGGGGAGGGAATGTGAGCTACAGACCCGACTGCAGATGGGACTACCTGCAAGTAGGTACATACAGTACAAGCAGGTCCGGGCAGGGGGGCGTGTGCTTCCATTTGAGTGGGTAATCCCAACCAGAGTGAGAGTGGACGAGTGGGCGCGGGCTCGACTTGGCCagtggcagcggcagcggcagcagcagcggcaaCAATAACATAATGTCCGCAGACAGATTAATGACCTAGGTACTTTTAGCAAGCTTCAATTAGTAAGGTAAATCGAACGtgccttataataaggcacGGTTCGGTACGGATACAGATTACGGCAGAATGCGACCTTGAGGTATGTACTAACTAGTTAACTGCTAGAGTCAGCACCAAATAACCACTGAAGTGCTGTAGGCTGAAGGATGGCCCTCCACTGGGGCAGTATCAGTATCCAGCTTGCTCCTCGTCTTGTTCTCAAGGTAGAGAAAGACATATGTATATATTCGATCACAACTAAGTTGGCTCAATCGTAaccgtcatcatcttcgctgCCCGTAATCCAATTCTTGACTATAGAGTTTCCCAGCTGACCACAACACCAGTAGCTTTTCAGTATGTCTTAGTCGACTCCAGTTCATCCGTTTTCAGGTACACAAGATTCTGGGGATTTATCCACCAAACATGAAGTACCCCCAACCtacccaaaaaaaaaaaaaaagccccGCCATCAATTTACAGTGGACGCCTTCTGCTGCACGAACCTGCAGCTAGAAAGAACCCTGCGGCCGTCGCCGTCGCCCCGACCCTTTTTGTCCACTCCATCCAACCCGACCTCCCTCtccagctcaagctcaattcaTCCACTCACCcaaacaccatcaacttTATGTACCGCACCACAACTTCCACTATCTACATCATCACGTTAACCAAATATTCCAATTAATCGACCTCGAATATACTCCCATAAGAATTGCTCAGAGGGAGACCTTGCCATTGCAATACTTCTACCTATCCACACAACAATGAGACTCAATGGTCGTTTCCGTTGCCCTACAAGTTGCAAGCACAACGACAATTCGAGAGAAACCAGCCCCTGACCTCGTCCTAGCCATCGCCAACTGAGCCCACCCAAGCTTCCAGCAGAAGCTCACCCCGTCCACTGAGCGGCCGAGACAGGTCGTCCTGGCAGCGAACAGGGCTAGAGCCTCG
This genomic stretch from Fusarium fujikuroi IMI 58289 draft genome, chromosome FFUJ_chr09 harbors:
- a CDS encoding probable guanine nucleotide-binding protein beta subunit, yielding MNSQGNSDVSPEAMQSRIQQARREAETLKDRIKRKKDDLADTTLRAVAQQAHEPIPKNQLMKAKRTLKGHLAKIYAMHWSTDRRHLVSASQDGKLIIWDAYTTNKVHAIPLRSSWVMTCAYAPSGNFVACGGLDNICSIYNLNQQRDGPTRVARELSGHAGYLSCCRFINDRSILTSSGDMTCMKWDIETGQKVTEFADHLGDVMSISLNPTNQNTFISGACDAFAKLWDIRAGKAVQTFAGHESDINAIQFFPDGHSFVTGSDDATCRLFDIRADRELNLYGSESILCGITSVATSVSGRLLFAGYDDFECKVWDITRGEKVGSLVGHENRVSCLGVSNDGTSLCTGSWDSLLKIWAY